In Janthinobacterium lividum, the genomic stretch TGTTGAATGAGAAACGCCATGTCGCAGACCAAATGATTGAGCGCAATCCCACATATCTTTTGCATCACAAAATAAGTCGGGGCTCCATATCAAGGGGACGAGAGTGCGCGCTCCACGCTTTACTAGTGGATCTATGTTGATATAGCCATTATTTTTATAATGTTCCATCCAGCCAACAGGATAGGAGTTGGATATATGCACCGGACGATTTGAAACGGGAAGTGGCATTCTCAATCCATAACAACAATACTCAAATCCCATCGCCAATGTGTAACAGCACAAAACACCAAAAAATTCATCGATATTGGTTGCGCTGCTGAGTGATGAATAAATTTTATCATGCAATAAATGCATTATCTTCCCTCGCATTAATTAGAAAATGATTCGCCGAAATGCAAAATCTATTCAGCCAGCACAAGGTCAGTAAGTCGGCCCTTCGCAGCATATCTGGAGGGGACATTTCTTTTATCAATTATGTGTCGGCTTGGAATGTTCTGAAACTAGTTTCACGGCGCTACTTTGCCGTTTATGGCCAGCAATTACGCGGGCCAAAGATGCAAAGACGTTCGCTTTGCTGCGAGTGCTCACGTTGACGACGGGCAGCCATCACTCATCAAATTAGCTTCGAAATTGCCCGTCAAGACATGCGACGTGATTTAGAAGCCATGCAAGCGCATTGAGAACGAGCCGGTGTAGCGGATTCCGAAAACTCACAGGCAGAATGGCATCTCCGCTTCTTCACAAGGGGCGCCGTCGGCATGCAGCAAACCGGCGAGCCCGAAATTCTGGGCAAGTCCATTTTCAAATGTGCCATCGCGCGCCCAGCTACGCGAATAGTTTGATCGCATATCCTCCATGCTTTGTTGGAGCTCGAACATTTCCACGAAAAATTCGCGGATTGCCATCGCGACAAGCTCATGCCCTGTGATGGCAGTCCGAAATCAATCAAGCGCCGTTGCTTGCCCCCGACCTTGCCCAAAAATACCGTCGGGTGCAATGTGGCGTGCGGCGCGTGCGTCATATGCCCGCGCGTACTTAGACCGGAATGTTCGTGCTCGCTGGATGGCTTGCAAAATAAGCCGATTCCTCAACTCGCGTAATTCGATTAAAGGTACAAAGCAAATCCCGTGTCAGCGAAGCCTCCTACTTGTCGTTCATTTGGTGAGGATTGTAGTTGGCATGTCAAGTTGTTTTTTGCATCACTCTTTATGATAATACAACAAAAAAGAATTGTTTTGTCGCGCTGTTGATCAAAAACAGAAATTATCCTTGAGGGGTATGGTTGTGGTTCGGTTGCGTTGTTGATCTAAAGGCGGAATTTTCCGGGAAAGAAGCGCGGTGTATCACTCTAGATAGTTCTGTCTAGCCGGCATATGAAATTGGTCGTCAAGCGATAGTCCATTGGTGCCATCATTACAAACAAGTCCTTGCGAATTATGTGCAAGAATTCGGTGCTGGTGCGTACGCTACTGAAACCGAGGAATGTTTTGAAGTTGCACATCGTCGTGGCGGCCCGGTTGATAGTGCAGTGCTCCGGCCTCAGGATGTTGTTGAGATATGTGGCCTTGGTGCACCAAGATCGACACGTGGCGTGGTTCTAATGGAATGGACGCCCTCTTTCAAACGGCATCGAGGTGCCAAAATAGGGGTGATCTCCCCTTGACCGAAAGGAGCGTCCATTCCATTAGAACCACGCCGTGCCGATATCCACCAGGCGTTTCTCTCGCTTGCCTGCATACTCATCTGCGGGAGATATATTCAGCGGTTTTATTGGGCGCTCTGAACGTTGAGAATCAACTTGGCCATCCTTTAGCTCTTCCGCAGGTTGGTCTTCTCGCTCTGCATCTGGAAGTACTTTGCCGCTTCTTCTGTCGTCCGTTTTTCCTTGGCTCGGACGTAAATGGATGTTGTCGTCGCGCTCACGTGTCCCAGTACTCCTTGCACCACATCCTGGGGCATGCCACTTGCTACTGCCAATGTGCCAAACGTATGGCGGAATGCGTGTGGCGTGGTCGTCGCCAATTGGGCAATGTCTTCGGGCTTGATGCCCATGCCAAGAAGTATGTGTTGAATACGATCAATGCAAGACTTGATTAACCGGTACAGCCCATCGCTGGTATAGCCATTGCCAACCTGTTCCTCGTGTCGTGCGATCGCTGCTGCATGGCGAGGAATCACCAAGGGCGCCAGCAGCGCCCTGTCTTTGCATGCCGGGTCATTGAACGGATGGTCAAAGTCAAGCTCGCGGTCCTGCCAGTGGGCGCGCAGAGCGTGGAGCGTACGCTCACTTACGGGCACGTCTCTTTTTTTGTGGCGCTTGCCAAGTACGCGTAACGTGGAGACGTTTTGTGCCCACTGGCTCGGTTTAAGATCTGCTCGCCGGCACCCAGCTGCTTCTTCGCGTCGTAGCCCTGAGTCGCCGCACAGCAGAATGGCGGCAAGCGCTGCCCGGTCTTGTGCGTTACCGGCGATGCTGGCGCGTTGCGATAATTGATCGATGAGCAAGTCCCAAAGGTCGTCATCGAGGGCTTTTTCGACCTGGATGGCGTGGACTTCTTCCGTGACCGCTGGATCGACGACGGCCACCCAGGGATTGCCTCCCAAATAGCGTACGCGGACGAGATAGTCGAACGCGGCGCGCAGAATAATTACTGCCTGCTTTTGTGTCTTGGCGGTCATCGGCTCTGGGGTAAACGGGCGCCATTGCTCCGTAAAGCGTGCCGCTTTCCTGCCGATAAAGGCCGGGGAGGGAGCAATCAAGAAATCCTTGTAGGCGTTGCAGTCATCGACCAGCAAAGACGACATCGGCTTGCGTCTGATCATGATTGCCCACAGCAAGAAGCGTTCTAGTTCCTTGCGATAGGCACGCAAGGTGTGCGGCTTACCTTCGAACCGTGCGAGATAGGACTCGATGGCACACAAGTCATCATCTGCTTGGATGAAGCAGAACTTGTGGTTGCGATTGATGCCGGCAGAGCCGTCGAATGCGTTCGGAAGGGTGAAGTGCCCCAACGGCGCTAAGCGGGATGCCTGCAAGGGGTCGAGCAGAAAGGAGGGGGCCGGGGATTGGCCGATAGGCGCGGGACCAGGGAGTTCACCTAGCGTCTCCTTATTGTTCTGCAGCCACGCCAGGATGGCGCCAGCACGTTTGATGCCGATACGAGGAATTGATCTCCACCAGCCGGAGCCCCTGAGCCGGATCAGGCTAATGAGGTCGGCAACCAGGACAATGCCTTCATCGTGTAATGCCGCGGCAGTTTTTGGCCGCAGCCATTGAGAAACCGGTTGTCCAGCCTGCGGCACCGCTGGAGCCAACGCTGCCGCTGACATCAGGCGGTTCAATGATACGGGTGGCGCATCGCATTTCAAGGCTCCTGTCAGTAGCTGGGCCAGTTCAGGATCTGTAACCAAGGCGCGGTCGGCCAGGTCGTCGCGCATGGCGTCGAGGAATCGCTCGAGGCCATGTCGTACCTGCGGGCTGTCGCCGCTGTAGTAAAGTTCAGCAATCCGGGCCAGCGGCATGTTCAGCATACGTGCGCGTAATGCGGTGTAGTCAGTCCGGGTATAGCCGACAGCTTGCGTGAGGACGTGCATGTTCTGTGCCATTAAGGTAGTTCCGTTCGATCGAGGTAAGCTGAGGCGTTATCAGGCACCTCTGCCTGTTTGGGATGGCTCATGCGGTGCTGCAACTGATTGCTGGGCATCGTGGCTGGGGTGATAGATTGGCACGGAGTGAGGCAAACCAATGTACTTGAATTGATCAATCAAATCCGCAGTTTGATGTCGATTTTATACAAATTTTACCATAAACGCTTGCCTGATAATAACAATTATCAGGTAATAAATGCATGTTGAATCACCCATTGGCATGGTGTCTGCACCGCAATTTGGCGTGCATTGACGGGACGCGCTGCTCAATCTAAATCGGCATCAGTTTGCTAGACACCCGCGACCGGTTCATGAGCGGCACGGCAAACACCGTTAATGCATCGAGTTTGCCACCTCCGTCGTTGGCCAGATACGCGGGTTTGCCGCATATGGTTTTCCGGAATCGTATGCCCACAGCTTTGCCCTCCTGGCTCAAATGCCATCCTCCTGCTGAATTTCTGGCCGTCCTGCTTAACAGTCACCCCATGGGGTCTTATAGCCGTTCTTCTCTGGTGTAGGAGGCGCGCCAGCACGATGTCGAGGTAAGACTTGCCGATGTCTGCGCCAACGGTCGGGATCTGGTCCACGCTAGTGGAATAACCGCGCGTCGAACTGAGGAATACCTCATTTTGGGGAGTGGAGGTTGGCACTGGAAGAGTGGCGTGCGCAAACTGATTGGCAACATTGCTAAATTAATCATATCTGTTAGAGCAGTTTGATATGAAGAGGCGAAATCTTGACTAGCCAATGTAGTCTTCACATTGAATTTTTCTGCAAAAGTATCAATTGGCCTGTGGAAATTGAAAATTTTGATAGTGGATGTTTTTTACATGGAAATGTAGTTATATGGAATTTGTTTGATATATATTAATGATTATATTTTAAAAAATAAACAAAAATATTATATTACTAGACTGTTTTGTATTGGCGGTCGAAATCTATATATTTTAAAATATTCCTATGCTTTTACAATGTGTCGCTGTCGTGTTAATTGTTGAGATATCTACATGTGACATTTTGAATATTGCAATATTTTTCACTTAATGCTTATTTTTTCTTAATTTTATAATTTTGTTACCCTCAATTTTTTGTGTGCGTAGGCCGCGTGCCGCTTCGGTGTGCGCGTATCTGATACAGCGCGCAGCTCTCGGTGTACACATCGTTGCAGTCGGTAAAGGTG encodes the following:
- a CDS encoding phage integrase family protein — translated: MAQNMHVLTQAVGYTRTDYTALRARMLNMPLARIAELYYSGDSPQVRHGLERFLDAMRDDLADRALVTDPELAQLLTGALKCDAPPVSLNRLMSAAALAPAVPQAGQPVSQWLRPKTAAALHDEGIVLVADLISLIRLRGSGWWRSIPRIGIKRAGAILAWLQNNKETLGELPGPAPIGQSPAPSFLLDPLQASRLAPLGHFTLPNAFDGSAGINRNHKFCFIQADDDLCAIESYLARFEGKPHTLRAYRKELERFLLWAIMIRRKPMSSLLVDDCNAYKDFLIAPSPAFIGRKAARFTEQWRPFTPEPMTAKTQKQAVIILRAAFDYLVRVRYLGGNPWVAVVDPAVTEEVHAIQVEKALDDDLWDLLIDQLSQRASIAGNAQDRAALAAILLCGDSGLRREEAAGCRRADLKPSQWAQNVSTLRVLGKRHKKRDVPVSERTLHALRAHWQDRELDFDHPFNDPACKDRALLAPLVIPRHAAAIARHEEQVGNGYTSDGLYRLIKSCIDRIQHILLGMGIKPEDIAQLATTTPHAFRHTFGTLAVASGMPQDVVQGVLGHVSATTTSIYVRAKEKRTTEEAAKYFQMQSEKTNLRKS